One genomic segment of Bacillota bacterium includes these proteins:
- the fliD gene encoding flagellar filament capping protein FliD → MRIDGLVSGLDTTSLVTQLIELEKGPLKRLQSEQSEIQRLQDAWRSLNTRLLNLENIVKDLKAKETFTSRKVTSSAADVASATASTNALPGSYRLKVEQLATAHRLASARVDDVDGALGEVDEEGNPLVEGEIIINGKTISLSSAQSLRDIQNLINETEDIGVEAKIIDNRLVLISTETGLENAIEVVDENGLLQQLGLLEGDWQVVQEAQDAVIYLDGLRITRSSNVISDAVEGVTFTLKAAGETELSITFDTQRAVDKLKAFVNQYNSVIDYIQQGQSKSEVTGTVGIFFADGTARTLATSLRRVVTDAVSHSEFHSIASLGIEIDRYGKMSLDEKVLVDVLEKDPDAVRRFFYDGEQGVAVRIEAFVAEYTRSGDGVIANRQDCFTRRTQDIKKQIEYQEYRIERKEESLYRQFAAMEKALAQMMGQSDWLQAQLTSLNNLTRQGNRR, encoded by the coding sequence ATGCGTATCGACGGGTTAGTATCCGGTTTAGACACCACGAGCTTGGTTACCCAACTGATCGAACTGGAAAAGGGGCCTTTGAAGCGTCTGCAGAGTGAGCAAAGTGAGATCCAAAGATTACAGGATGCATGGCGAAGCCTCAACACCCGATTGCTCAATCTGGAGAATATCGTTAAGGATCTCAAGGCCAAGGAGACCTTTACCAGCAGGAAGGTTACTTCCTCCGCGGCGGATGTCGCCAGTGCTACAGCTAGCACTAATGCTCTACCGGGATCTTACCGGTTGAAGGTGGAACAATTGGCCACTGCCCACCGGCTAGCCTCGGCCCGGGTGGACGATGTGGACGGGGCGTTGGGAGAAGTAGATGAGGAGGGCAATCCCCTCGTAGAAGGAGAAATCATCATTAATGGGAAGACGATAAGCCTGTCCAGTGCCCAAAGCCTGCGGGATATCCAAAACCTCATCAATGAGACCGAAGACATCGGTGTAGAAGCCAAGATCATAGATAATCGCCTGGTCCTCATTAGCACCGAGACGGGCTTGGAAAATGCAATCGAGGTTGTCGATGAAAACGGCCTGCTCCAACAGTTGGGACTCTTGGAAGGGGATTGGCAAGTGGTACAAGAGGCCCAGGACGCAGTTATCTATCTCGACGGACTACGGATTACCCGGAGCAGTAACGTAATCTCCGATGCTGTCGAAGGTGTTACTTTCACCTTGAAGGCCGCAGGGGAAACGGAGCTTTCCATTACCTTTGATACCCAACGGGCGGTGGATAAGCTCAAAGCCTTCGTCAACCAATACAACTCGGTCATAGATTACATCCAACAGGGACAAAGCAAGAGTGAGGTCACTGGTACCGTCGGCATCTTTTTCGCCGATGGGACCGCCAGAACCCTCGCTACCAGTCTGCGCCGGGTAGTGACCGATGCCGTCTCCCATAGTGAGTTCCATTCCATTGCGAGCTTGGGAATCGAGATCGACCGGTATGGTAAAATGAGCTTGGACGAGAAGGTATTGGTTGATGTCTTGGAGAAGGATCCCGACGCGGTACGACGTTTCTTCTACGATGGTGAGCAGGGAGTGGCCGTGAGGATCGAAGCCTTTGTGGCCGAGTATACCCGGAGCGGTGACGGGGTCATCGCTAATCGTCAGGACTGCTTTACCCGCCGTACCCAGGACATTAAGAAACAGATTGAGTACCAGGAGTACCGGATTGAGCGGAAGGAAGAATCGCTGTATCGGCAATTTGCGGCCATGGAAAAGGCTCTAGCTCAGATGATGGGCCAAAGTGACTGGCTTCAGGCCCAGTTGACGAGCTTGAACAACCTCACACGGCAGGGGAACCGAAGATAG
- a CDS encoding flagellar protein FlaG: MQIRPASEIKAVCNVPLKELQKQQKELERSRQPKRDLSKGLSLEEIRKGTEQIETIISAFNRRLKFNVHDEANRIYVQVIDRATDEVIKEIPPSEILDMLAKIYELVGILVDERV; this comes from the coding sequence ATGCAAATCAGACCCGCGAGCGAAATCAAGGCGGTATGCAACGTGCCGTTAAAGGAGCTGCAGAAGCAGCAGAAGGAACTGGAAAGGTCCAGGCAGCCGAAACGGGACCTCAGTAAGGGGTTAAGCCTTGAGGAGATTCGAAAAGGCACTGAGCAGATAGAGACGATCATCTCGGCCTTTAACCGGCGCTTAAAGTTTAACGTACACGATGAGGCCAATCGGATTTATGTGCAAGTAATTGATCGTGCCACCGATGAGGTCATCAAGGAGATTCCTCCTTCGGAAATCTTGGATATGCTAGCCAAGATCTACGAGCTAGTGGGAATCTTGGTGGACGAGCGGGTATAG